DNA from bacterium:
CTGCGGTCGCCCGCGGGCGGGGACAGAGCCCCCCCCTACGGAGCTGGACCGGGGCGAGGCGCCGCCCGAGCTGGTCAAGCTCCCAAAGCCTTAGGCAATGAGCGACCTCGCGGGCGTGTACGATTTCAAGGGCAATCGGCCCAACCCCGATTGGCGCAGACCGGAGAGCTTCGAGGTCGGCATGTCCTGGCGGCTCTTCCATTTTACCGCGGGGCGGGGCGAGTAACGGTTGGAAGACGAACTATAAACAACGGGAGGTCGCGGACCTCCCATTTATTAGGCAAGGGGTTTCGCTAGGGCGTAGCTCGCTTCGCTCGGTTTGCCGGGGCATTACTCGGTTCGCCGGGGGCGTAGCTCGCTTCGCTCGGTTCGCTCGTTTAAACCCCTTGTCTCTTCTTAAAAAAATCGAGGACCGGTTACGGTTTAGCGACCTTCCCCGAACGTATGCAGCTCGTGCAGACGCGAATCCGCTTCACCTTTCCTTCAACCAGTGCGCGGACCCGCATGATGTTGGGCTTGAAGACGCGCTTTGTGTGCCGCAGAGAGTGGCTGACGTTGGACCCCGTCCCGCTTTCCTTGCCACAGATGTCGCACCGTAGGCTCATGGCCCTGTCCTTTTCTCCCGTTGAGCTGCGGTAGGCTAACACGCCCGCGAGCCGCCTGTCAAGCCCCGTGACGTGCCTCGCGTCGGTCCCGGACTCCGCGGTCGGGGTGGCGGGGGGTCCGGCGCTGCGTTATAATCACCCGCGTCACCCGAGGGGAATCAATGAGCTACCAGGTCATCGCGCGCAAGTGGCGGCCCCAGGTTTTCGGCGAGGTCATCGGCCAGCAGCACATCTGCCGGATACTCCAGAACGCCGTCAACCAGGGCCGCGTCGGACACGCCTACCTCTTCGCCGGACCGCGGGGGGTGGGGAAAACCACCACGGCCCGCCTCTTGGCGAAAGCGCTGAACTGCGTGACGGGTCCCACGGCGGAGCCCTGCAACTCGTGCGATCAGTGCCGCTCCATCGCGTCCGGCGCCAACGTGGACGTCATCGAGATAGACGCCGCCTCGAACCGCGGCATTGACGAGATCCGGGCGTTGCGGGAAAACGTGAAGTTCGCCCCGGCGGGTGGCCGCTATAAAATCTACATCATCGACGAAGTCCACATGCTCACCCGGGAGGCCTTCAACGCACTGTTGAAGACGTTGGAAGAACCCCCCGAGCACGCCATGTTCGTTCTGGCCACCACCGACCCGGACAAGCTGCCCCCCACGATAATCAGCCGTTGCCAGCGGCTCACCTTCCGCCGCATCCCCACTGGCGAAATTGCCATGCTCCTGGAGCGCATCGCCCTCGAGGAGGGCTACGAGCTGGACCACGAGGCGGCGCTTCTGGCGGCCCGTTCCGCCGGCGGGGCTATGCGCGACGCCGAGAGCACCCTGGAGCAGCTCTTCGCCTACGGGGAGAAGCGGATTACCCTCCAAGAGGTGCGGGCCGTACTGGGCAAGGTCGGCGTGGACACCCTGGCGGAACTGACGGAGGCCGTTCTGGACGGGGACGCCGCGGCCGTCATCCGCTGCGTCACCGAGACGGTGGATTCGGGGATAGACCCGCGGGTTCTCGCCGAGGAACTCCTGGACCTCTGGCGCGACCGGTTCATACACTCCCTGGGCGGCGAGGCCGAAGGGCTGGCCGAGCGGTTACCCGCGGCATCGGAACGCGCCGTCCCGCCGGAAACATGGCTCTCGCTCCTGGCCCCCCTGCGCCGGGCCGTGGTGGAGCTGAAGCTCTCCCGCCAGCCGCGCCTAACCCTGGAGCTGGCGCTGGTGGAGCTATCCCGGCTGCCCAGGCTGATTTCCCTGACCGAGCTGGCCGAGCGACTGCGGGGTGTGGAGGGGGACAACCCGCCCGCCGCGCAAAAAAAAACTCTCCCCCCGACCGGTGAGGTAGTGGAAAAAACGCCTAGGGAGCGGGAAGATGGGACCTGGGAGGAGTTCCTCCCCCATCTGCGGAAGGCGAACACGAGCGTCGGGGCCTTCGCCGCGGAGGCCCGGGGGGTCCGCCTGGAGGACGACCGGCTCATCCTGGTCTTCCCCCCAGAGTTCAGCTTCCACCACCAGCAGCTCCGCAAGATGGAGAACGTGCGGGTCGTAGAGCAGGTCGCGACGGAGTTCTACTCGAGGCCGATAACCTTCGAAGCGCTCTTGGAGAGTCCGTCCAAGGACCGTGAGGGAGCGGCCGAGGAAACCGTTAAAGAGCGTCCGGCGGTCGGCGTTGACCTGGACGGCATTTCATCCAAGGACCGGCAGACTATCCAGAGGACGACCCAAGTTTTCGACGCCCGGGTGGTCAGGGTGGACGGGGAGCGTCGGGGCGAAACGTAGCGGACGCGATGGAGGTGACGGATGGCGGCCGGCGGCTTTGAGGGAATCATGGCCCAGGCCCAGCGGCTTCAGGCGAAGATAGCCGAGGTCCAGGCCAGGCTGAGGGAAACCTTCGTCGAGGGTCAGGCCGGCGGAGGTCTGGTGAAGGTCAAGATGAACGGGCGCCATGACGTCACCCGCGTGATGATAGAGCCGGGGGCCGCGAGCACCGGGGACGTGGAGCTCCTCGAGGATCTCATCGTGGCCGCCGTCGCCGACGCCCGGGTCAAGGCCGACGAGATGGTGCAGGAGGAGATGGCCCGGGCCGCTCAGGAGGTGGGAATACCCCCGGCCATCGCCGAGCAGATGATGGGCGGCGGTTTCTAAAAACGCGGCCGGCAGCCCGCCCGCATTGGATTTATCGCCGAAACTGGGCTATACTACCAACGGAATACACTGGAGCGCTCTATGAGCGACGAGCAAGAAATCCCCGTTGACGTGGCCGGCATCGCCTTCGACCCCAAGAAGAAATCGCCGGTGGTCATTCTGCGCGACGCCGCCGCCGAGCGGGTTCTGCCCATCTGGGTCGGCTCCTTCGAGGCCAACGCCATAATCGCCGAGAAGGAGCACGTAAAGTCGCCGCGGCCCATGACCCACGACCTGTTGAAGCGGGTGGTGCTCACCCTGGGCGCCGCCGTGGACCGCGTGGTCATCACCGAAATCCGGGACAACACCTTCTACGCCGAGCTGCACCTGATTTACGGCGAGGACGAGATTCTGGTGGACTGCCGCCCCTCCGACGGCATAGCCTTGGCTCTGCGATTCAACGCCCCGATCTTCGTGGCCGAATCGGTGCTCGCCTTCGAGGAGTCCAAGCAGCAGTCGGCCGTATTGAACACGGAGGACCTCTCCCGCTTCCTGGACGGCCTGACCCCCGACGACTTCGAGAAGCGCTGACGCCCACAAGGGGGCCGGTGTAAAAACGAGAACCGAAAGGTTCTTTTTTATTAAAGCCGGATTTTGGCTCGAACCGTGTCATTAAAACGAGAACCGAGAGGTTCTTTTTTTACATTGGAATAGAAGTCGTAGGGGGCCGACCGACGGCGCGCCGTTTAGGTCGGCCCGCGGGCGGGCCTAAAGGCCCGCACCTACATCATCGCAATCGTCGAGGCACAGGTCGGTACGTCCCCTCACCCTCTTAGGGAGAGGCAAGGGTGAGGGTAAGGCGCTAAAGCGGCGGGGATTAAAATCCCCACCCTACATTATCCCTCCTCCCTCTGGGGGGAAGCTCGCTTACGGGTCGGGGAGGGGGGTGAACAGGCGGGTGTGGACACCCGCCCCGACGGATTTTCGTAAATGTGCGGCGACACGAACAACCGGAGGGGCCGCTACCGCTTCAGCATCCCGATAATCTCCGGGATGACCTCGTGGAGGTCGCCCACGATGCCGAAGTCGGCGTAGTTGAAAATCGGCGCCCGCGGGTCCTTGTTGATGGCCACGATGTACTCGCTGGTCCGCATCCCGGCCAGGTGCTGGACCGACCCGGAGATGCCGCAGGCGACGTAGAGCTTCGGCCGGACGGTGCGGCCGGTCTGGCCCACCTGGTGGGGGTAGGGAATCCAGCCGGCGTCCACGGCGGCGCGGCTGGCTCCCACTGCGGCACCCAACGCCTCGGCCAGCTCGCGGATGAGCTTGAAATTTTCCGGCTTGCCCACCCCGCGCCCCCCGGATACGATGATCCGCGCGTCGGCGATGTTGACCTCGGGCTCTGAGGCGATGAAGCGCTTGAGGACCGCTTTGAGCTCGGCCTTGGACAGGGCTA
Protein-coding regions in this window:
- the rpmB gene encoding 50S ribosomal protein L28; this translates as MSLRCDICGKESGTGSNVSHSLRHTKRVFKPNIMRVRALVEGKVKRIRVCTSCIRSGKVAKP
- a CDS encoding bifunctional nuclease family protein; protein product: MSDEQEIPVDVAGIAFDPKKKSPVVILRDAAAERVLPIWVGSFEANAIIAEKEHVKSPRPMTHDLLKRVVLTLGAAVDRVVITEIRDNTFYAELHLIYGEDEILVDCRPSDGIALALRFNAPIFVAESVLAFEESKQQSAVLNTEDLSRFLDGLTPDDFEKR
- a CDS encoding YbaB/EbfC family nucleoid-associated protein, which gives rise to MAAGGFEGIMAQAQRLQAKIAEVQARLRETFVEGQAGGGLVKVKMNGRHDVTRVMIEPGAASTGDVELLEDLIVAAVADARVKADEMVQEEMARAAQEVGIPPAIAEQMMGGGF
- the dnaX gene encoding DNA polymerase III subunit gamma/tau encodes the protein MSYQVIARKWRPQVFGEVIGQQHICRILQNAVNQGRVGHAYLFAGPRGVGKTTTARLLAKALNCVTGPTAEPCNSCDQCRSIASGANVDVIEIDAASNRGIDEIRALRENVKFAPAGGRYKIYIIDEVHMLTREAFNALLKTLEEPPEHAMFVLATTDPDKLPPTIISRCQRLTFRRIPTGEIAMLLERIALEEGYELDHEAALLAARSAGGAMRDAESTLEQLFAYGEKRITLQEVRAVLGKVGVDTLAELTEAVLDGDAAAVIRCVTETVDSGIDPRVLAEELLDLWRDRFIHSLGGEAEGLAERLPAASERAVPPETWLSLLAPLRRAVVELKLSRQPRLTLELALVELSRLPRLISLTELAERLRGVEGDNPPAAQKKTLPPTGEVVEKTPREREDGTWEEFLPHLRKANTSVGAFAAEARGVRLEDDRLILVFPPEFSFHHQQLRKMENVRVVEQVATEFYSRPITFEALLESPSKDREGAAEETVKERPAVGVDLDGISSKDRQTIQRTTQVFDARVVRVDGERRGET